In the Primulina eburnea isolate SZY01 chromosome 15, ASM2296580v1, whole genome shotgun sequence genome, CTAAGTTTCGGCGTTTGACAAATTGCGAACCAACTGATTATGCAAATAACTGAACACGAGAACATTGAACTACGCAACTGAATGCGCAGCTAACTATCAGCAGTTGTATTCCTTACCAGCTATCGCCCAGCAGCTGATCCCTCAGtcgtacacgtcatcagttgagaacgacaaccgacaaatagtgcattagactgcaactagtagtggaacgccgcatttcagagtttgcagtgtacgattgtcagagaatatcgacgtaGAAAttaacggatataaagattcaaatgatatttaatattaccgttgagagggaagctgAGAGCAGTTGAGAAAACACACACGAACTTCTATTCTATTCAAACTTTttgttactctgctaaaatcacaaCTCGCATTCAGATATCaagagctcactcttatcagatttatcagtagcaatctAGGCTATATTTATTAGCTTCCtagcactttgaaatctttgttaagATTCATCCAGTTGTGTTATATTTAGTCACGTACTGTAAAGGTtattgtgaactaagagtttcagtttggcagtgttaagtccaaactgaagtgggtcagtacaacgtgtgtattcgatcaaagtctttcagtgaaaatcctatcctcgtaatagaaggggtgacgtaggagttattctattctccgaacatccagaaacatatcgtgtgctttttatttcagttactatcagtttttctatctttcagtcagtttacttccgcaactgtttatcagttaaactgattgttatcgactgacgagataccgagtgtcaTTTTGTCATTAAACTGAACCCTTTATTCGAAAAGAATTTATTATCAGTGAGTGTTTATcaaaccccccttctaaacacttatcacctactaaccgatcctttcaagtggtataaAAGCAGTTGTATCTTGTCTAAGAATATTTCTACTCAAACTATTCATCATGttttcattcaacaagattccaaTGTTTTTCAGAGAAAaattcgatgattggaaaatcaggatgcaggctcacttagctgcacaagacaatgatatgtggtacgtcatcactAACGAACCAATGAAGATTCCGAAAGCCAATATATcagttgcaatcacagatgaggcacctcatagaattgaaaaTCCTAGAGATGAGTGTACTgctgaggacaaaagaaaagaaatttggaTAATGTGAAAAATGATATACTatacaaaacgctggataaaataactttcagcaagatcaaaatgtgtaagACAGCTAAataaatttgggaaaagctgatccagctttgtgaaggaaatgaacaaaccaaagagaatAAACTTTATGTtgttgttcagaagtttgataatATCAAGATGAGAACTGGAGAAtcgatgcatgattatgatgaaagagtcagatgtatcatcaatgaactaaatgcatttggaaaagtgtataccaacaaagaatTTGCATTAAAagtgatcagaggtcttcccaaggagtgtgACATTAAGACGATGGCAATGAGAGAATCCAAGGATCTAAACAAGGTTGAGCTTCATGACCTATTTTCTGATCTGAAGGCAtatgagtttgagctgcaaactcgagaaggagaatcctctactccagcagccactactgccttagctgctgtaagaacagaaccaatTTCCATCTGGAAAATATCTAACGCCTCATGGTCGACTTTGGTGCTCATCTAATGGCTTCCGATGTCGATATCTCAATTTTCACCAAGCTATTATAAGAAATGTGTTTGAACTCAAAAAAGACATCAAAATTTGCATGAATGAGCTTAAAATTTCAAAGAAGTACAACAACGATTCCATAGTCACCTTGTGTGGACATTTAACCCTAGCTAAACAAAGACTTCGGGCTCGTATTGACGGTCTTCAGGCTACTCTTGTACCAAACTACAAGAAATGCTGGATCATTTTCAGAAAGGTGGTTCCAAAAAGAGGGAAGAATAACAACGAAGGCAAGAAGATGCCAGATGGAGACAAGATGAAGCTAGGAGAAGAGCAGCTGAAGAGGAAAAGAGAAAGAGAGACCAACATAAGAGACATGGTGAATCAGGAGTGGTTGAAGTTCCTAGTTTAGGTGGTAGTATAcgtgtttatatttttatgcacgtaagtGTATTAGGATGTACTTCTTTCACTTTTACATAGTAACAATGAAATTCATGATCTCAATAAATTTTTCTTGTAGCTTATGTTTCTGGGACTTAGGTTTTGTCATAACAAAAAATGAGAAATTGTTAAATCCTTAGTTTTAGTGATAACAAACCATACTTATTATATTAGATCAAGCAGCCTTTTTCAATGTATTACAGATACTCGACCGCCCACTGAAGATTTAGAATAAGTCATTCATCTGGTCTCAAGATGCAAAGCTATCAACTATTTTATCATCAACTGTGTTTTAATCTACCCAACCATTCAAGCATGCAAGTTGTGGTTTAAGGGCTACTTATTCGTTCATGTTATCGAAGTACGTTTATAAACGTTTAAATAAAGTCATCTTCATATACAAGTCACACTTCTTACAAGTATTTCACATACTTTATCAAAAAACTTGGTAAACCGGTCATGCAGGACAAAATGGACATCAGAAAATCAGATGTTTTTCTAAAGAGTCTACGCACAAAGCTAGTTACTTTTTTAGGATCAAGCGCTTACCACTGGACTAAAAGCTATAGTTGTTAGCCAAGGCGCAACCCTTGTACTTGTGGCAGCATATAGTGTACCTGTTTTGGTGTTAATGGGTCCGACTGTTAGGCTCATGAATTCAGAGATGTGCGTGTCTATCTGTTGATACTGTTTCATATTCCTTAGAGATCGGTCTTACAATTTTTTTACTGTCAGTCCTGTCCCCAGTAGAGACAGTATTACTCATTAAGATCTGGTGTCACTCTTTTACGGCTCACTTAGCCAACCAGATCAAGCGGGACGACGTCAACAGCTTGATGTATGAGAACTTCCTAGGAGGTCACTCATCTCAGTACTACTCTTACTTATGGACTCTTAACCCAACATTTCCCCCTACAAGAAGTATAGAAATATGCTTCTTGGGAAACTTGAATCCATGACCtcactctgataccaattgttaggTTCAAGCGCTTACTACTAGGTCAAAATTTATAGCCGTTATCCAAGGCGTAACTTTATTTCTTTATACTTATGGCAGCGCATAGTGCACCTACTTGGTTGCTAATGCATCCGGTTGTTTGGCCCGCTTCCAAACGGACTGCTATTTATCAACCCAACACGCTCAATTTTTATAGCGGGACGGATCGACTCGACAGATCTAACCCAATTTAACAAGTCTACTCGCGGGCACTTCAAGACAACCGCATTTTAATTTAGTCCCAACCAAAATTATCAGTCAATTGTTTTTAAACATCTCATATTTggagtaaaaattaataattgttTTATATAATCAATCATTTATAATTTATCTAATTTCTTTCTCACATTTTTttaagtaataatttttttcccaatttagTTAAGGattgaaaaaatataaaaaacataggattaaaatatatataaatttgtttTGTAGATTATTTAACACAAATACTAGGTATAAATACCATACACAAAAAATACATTGCCTAACAAAATACATGTAAATTATACTGTGATTAGGAACAAAAGATATTGCTATCATCccaatttttttctttcaaacattcACGTATAAATCAAGAACATAAAATGTGTATAGATCAGATGACCACAATTCAGGAAGTTCTTACATTTTATAGACAATGAATGGTTAAGAATGTCATCCCTCGGAGACGAGCTTGATTTTCTAAACCAAATGCAGAAGTTTGATGCAGCCAGATGAATTAGCAGCAACCACCATATTTGATTTTCGCCTCCAGCAAACACTTGAAATGAACTGTCCGTTGCTCTCTTCGGTTTCCTTGCCCGTAATTTGATCAATGGAGCCAAATTTATGGGAAGTAATCGGCACAGGTAGAGATCTGTGATATGCAAAAACCTGGAGACAAACATTAACGAAAGGGGAAGGTTAAAGATCTATAGGCTTCAGACAAACAGAATCATGGCTAATGATAAAGAATGCAGTACTTCGGATAATTCGCAAATATTTCTCCTTTCTATCTCTGATCTATTTTACAGTAGATCCCTGGAAATCACATTGAGTTTCAAGTACTAGAAACCTCTATCATGTTCTTTTTAAAACAACAATGTACCCTATCATGTAACGTTTTACTTGAAGCATCGAAGATCACAAACTACAACTTTTGACATATTGACAACCACTTGGCTTACAGTCTATAAAATCCATACTCAGTTTCTTTAATTTGCAAGTTGATGCAGTTGTCGAGAGGGATTATTTCGGAGCGAAAATAGCTCATGCTATTATGCCTAACtgttaatatgataattgattgAAATGTGATACTTATAGCATATCACACGGTCTAAATAATTTGAGTTGCATCCTTTCTATCGGCTATCTTTGTCGGTGTAAGCAAAGGCATTCATATGAATTTGGTTTTTACATCAACAATATGAAAAACGTTAGATAGAAGTGAAGACCACCTCATTGGTCTCTGAACCGCACGTTATATAACCATCAGCAACAGATAAACCTACAAAGTTCTGCAGGAGAAAGGGTATAATGTTAAGCAGACCCGGAAAAATTAAGCAAAATCTACGTTAGGTCACAAATTTTGTGAATGTAAATCAGAAACGAATAAAACCAACCAACCTTCTCATTTGTGTGTCCTCTAAGTGTCGATACACAAGCGTTTCTTGATATAGAATTAGAACTTGTTTTATTCAGATTCCAAATCTTAAGCGTGTTGTCAGTAGATGCGGTAACAAGAGTCGTGGCATCCAAGAATTTTGTGTAACTAACAGCTTTCTCATGGCCAGCCAATATGCACCAAGGAGTTGAAACGTTACGAACATCATAGCAAAATGTCTTGTAGTCGGCGGAGCTAAATGCCAACAAGTGAGCGGAGTCAGATGAGAATTGCACACAGCACACATTTGCATGGTTCTTGATTGTGGTTAAACTATTTTTCTgcattacataaaaaaaatagataagATAAAAGATGTAACAatttaaagaataaaaaaatttaatgttcGCTTACTTACACTTTCAATTTGTTCGTTTTATActtttaaaaatcaattttccatCTAAATAAAAACAGTACTACAATATTACTCTTTTTCACATATCCCAACATAACCATTAGTTCTAAGTCAACTTTTTACGCATAGGAAATACTCTACTATTATATTATGCTCTCACAAAGTAATATATTCTAAAAATTTAAGTTGACTTCAACCAAAACTCGAAACAAACCTTAAAACATCGGGAACAAAACCAAATAAAGTCATGGTTTTAAGATTCCATACTTCAACTTCTTCTTAGAGGATAAAAGAACAGTAAATTTCACTGTATCCAAATGCAAAACTATTTCTAGATAAAAAAAATCCTGCTTAACAAAGTGTTTTCCAGACTAAGTACTTTTTTATTCAGATTCAGCCTTTAAGTCTATCAATAACTTGAAGAAGGAAATCCATCAACTGTTCCCAAATTTTTTTGGTAAAGCTACTGGCTGGTTTGCCCCTGCTTATTTAGGATACAGAGGAAAAACATCACATTTTCCTACTATACAAGGTTGTCAAACTACAATTCACAATAACTCAATTTTTGTACACAAAATCAAACCATGTAACAACCAGAGGGTATGATTGTGAGTTCAATATACTTTTAAGATTAGGTTGACAAAGAAGAAGAGAAGAACTTGAAACCCCGAAAAAAATAGCAGCTTTCATAAACTCTGTAAGCATAACGCACATATACAGATACAGAAAAGACGAAGCAAACCTCATTGATGCTCCAAAGTTTTACAGAACGATCATCACTACCACTGGCTAGTTTTAGAGGATCCACATGAGAGAAATCAACGGACCATGCTCTTTCAGTATGTTCACTGAAATGGGAAAAACTTTGACCAGTTGTCGCATCCCATAACTAAAAAACATTTTGAAAGTTATGTCGAGAACAACAcagaaacaaaacaataactTGTATCAGCATTTTCAGTTTGTGGGGAAATGGAATGGAGACAAAAAATTAGTACTTACAATCATAAGAATAGCCATACGTATACAAGGATACATGGTAACATTAAAAACCACAAATGTCATAAACTTTTCACAACCGTTTGAAAACAAATGTACTGACTTCTGAAAGAATATTAATTTGATAATAAAGCTGCTATGTACACAGAAATTGACATTTTTGGTGGCATAAGCATGTTCAGGGCTACTACGATATCATTAGATTTCAAGTAGTTTATGGTTATTTCATTCACAAAATCCTTGGTGCTTCGAAATTTAGTCCAGGACATTAAGGCAAAATTAAGTGCAGAAATTTTTTACGCATTCCTAACAAAAGAATAGATACTACAAAAAGGAAATTTTTAGACAACAAAAAGTCCCAACCACCCTCTTATAGAGGTAAATACACACCTTGACAGTTCCATCATAATCAGTCGAAGCAAGATAGTTACTTATGTAGCTATTCCAGCAAATGCAACTGAGCTTTGATTTGTTTGCCATCTCAATAACCGGATAATGAATGTCCACAGATTCATCAAATAAAGCTTGAAATCCAAAAACTTTTATCTTTTTTGACACCCCACCTGTAGCTAAATAGTCCTCATTTCGGTCAAAACTCAATGAACATATCACATTTGGAGAATTATTATAATCTCCAATCCGCAAAATCCCTTGAACTTTGAAATTACTGTAACGAGCATATTTGCACAAACCGTCAAAGAAACCGCCTAAATAATCCGTGGTATTACCCTTAGCTTCATTCTTCCCCAATAATTCTCCATATCTTTGAGTGGCAACATCACTATCTGAAAGCCGAACACTGGGCCTCATAGAAAAGTAAGCACTTTCAAGTTGCTTGATATTATTTGTTGACCTTGTTTCTTTATCACATGCGGACAATGATTCCCCAGGTGAGGGAGATAAGACCGGTGATTTTTTTGGCCGCCTTTTCTCAACCTCTTCAATGTCAGCTTCTATCTGCTGGATTTGTTCAACTAGATTGGATTCATCCTTTTGCTTTACATCATTTAACGACGAAAGAAAAGACAATAACAATTCGGATTTTCCTTCTTCTTCATCAATAGATGACAAAAACTTATCCCCGGATGATTCTTGAATTCCATTGATAAATTCAGATTGCAGAATTTCCCTGCCATGTAGAAATAATTGCTGACATTAGTTGCTGAAATATGACTTGGAAACAATGTAATATAAGACAAGAATGAAAAaataattcataaaaatcactCGATGTGATCTCCCAAGAACATAAATATTCCACAATTGATTTTCCAAGCATACAAACTACAGGCCCCCATTTCTTGAATAGATGCACCAATCATGAATTTGAATGGAATTCTATACAATTTGCATTTACTTCATGTTCCATAACCGATTACAATGTAAGGAATAAAGGACTCACAAGATAACTATCATGCAGATCATATTGATTTAAAAAGAGATAATTCAATCAATTAAAGTTTAAACCAAAAAAGCCATAGGAATAAATAGGAAAAATCCCTTGCCAACCCATTAATTTCTTCTCCTCTGGAATAACATGTTCCTcctaatattaaaaaatataaatgttgcaaatatataatatatgtaaaGTACATCACGTGAACTAATTCATTTCGGCAAAGGACACTTCAGAGTCCAGTTTACTCTGAAAATCATCAGTTCCGATCTTCCTCCAACAGCCAAGAAGAGTAAAGGACAAAAATTGGGAGGATAAAGGTTTGCAACGTAATTAGAGAGAATGAAAAACCTGGTCGTTGGGCGTAAAGAAGGTTCAGGATGAAGCAGCCAAAGGCAAAACCCGGCTTCCTTGGGACTCTCAGAGAGGAAGCTAGGAGGGAGAATTCTATGACGTAAATCAAGCATTGCAGCAGCACGAGATCTTCCAGAATCAAATGAGCATTGTAGCTGAAAGGAATCCACGACATTAGATATAAACTTCAAGAAATAAATTACACAATTAGTAtaagaagaaaaaataaaacaagactgacCACAACCACCCAAATGATGTGGTTTAATTGAtacatgatttaaaatatttgagctaAATTGTAATAACTATCAATATTTTTCCGTGATTGAAGATAAAAGAATCAATTCTAATCATAACTAaagttttcttccatttttttATTCAGATTAGTAAAGAAATAAATTGAACAAAAATCAAGGACTTCGTCAAAGTAGATGCTTGTTGAAATATGAAGACAGCTTATCTGAATCTCAGAAGACACCAGTCTACCGCTTCCACAAGTTATCCTAACCTTTCAGATAAAATTTAACTCTTGCCATGATCAGTCTGCCATATATCAAAGCTGGCTATCATTTTACCAcactttcaaaaataaattcattaaaTGATGTGGTAAAGACATGAGATGGTAGAGGGAAAAAAAGGAAATGGAGATCGGTGTGAATGGATTGTAAATGGGATCGAACATTTAGAAATAGGATATTTGCACAGAAACATGGATGCTATGATCGAGAAGGTAGTGACAAACTTCCAGATAGTAAATTCCTCTGGATTATGACTACAAGTGCCGAAAGATCATTTTGAGCCACTGAGACAATCTCTTTTTTTCTTACAACAATACATATATAGTCATAAATTTCATGTCAGCTACATGATAATTATATGGCTGTCACATCCAACATTTAATATCAGTCCAGTATGATTCGAGTCTAGGACAGTAAAGAAAACCAATTGAGTACAAGTCATCAATACCTCAAATAGAAGAACCCCCAAGGAATAGATATTTGATGCAATTGTGCACCCATTGTCATTGAACTGCTCAGGACTGGAATACCACTTCTTTTCCAACATACAGCTCACAGAAGCCTGCAATTGCTGTGATGACGTAGGAATATTCAGTCCAAAAAATAAACTCTTGTTATTGCTTTCTGTCTTAGGGATGTGCTCCTTCGCAAAATCATTGCTAGGATCCTTAGGGGCAGCATTATCTGCAAGGACGACATTTTCGGGTGCAGCTATAATGCTAGACCTAGATGGAAATTGCGGCCACCTCCAAGCAAAATTCAGATTCTCGCCTAATTTCCTCTTCTTCACGGACTGGCTATCAGAGGGAGGCTTTCTCAGATGTATTGACCTTATTTCAGTTTGGCTAAATTTTGAAAGGTGGATCTCTTCATCATTGGCATTTTCTTTGACCCCAAGGTGTGCAGAAGATCCTATATACAGTACCTGGCATAATTCAACCAACTTGAAGCAAGAAGGCCTCAAATCTTGAAGGAAAGACCTACGAGAATGAGCAAGATCAACAAGATCCAGGACCTGTTTAAATATGCGCAAGCTCTCCACCTTATCTACCTTACTTTTACCTGTTTCAAGCCAATCTCTTAAACTGATTCCATCACCGACATTATCAGGATTCGGAAAACTCCACGGTTCGGAAAAATCATGTGAAAGAGGTGAAGCAGCAGTTGAACCTAATGGTATAACAGAATCTGTTAATCTGGCATTGCCAGTCTTGGGATGATCGCGGTCCCCAGACTTGACACTCGATCTTTTGCAAACTGGACTTTTATGTATCACTCCTTTGCCTCTCAGTGTACTTTTTAAGTAGTCTGAGAAACCAGATTTTGATAAAAATCTTGTCCTTACTGTTCCAGAAGAACACATTTCACTTGTAGAAACTTTGTTATCACTACTCAAAAGATCATTCACGAATGTCTTGCAATTGCTGTTCTTTTGAGGTTCTCTTTTATCTAGAAGCtcacaaaataaatttttgtctCTGTCTTCCCATGCAATTTCTGTTTTCAGATCTTTTTCTTTGCACCGCGATTGTCCACACCAGCTATTAACTCCTGATCCACCAGCCACTTGATACAAATGCTGCCATTGGTTTCGCCTAGTTTGCATTCTATTTCTATTATTTGATGTACCGACTATAGCCATCTTTTCTCCATCATAGTTTTTCAGAGTCAACTCCTCAACCATCACCCCTGCATCATCCATACAATGAGGGCTGGCGCTAGCATGATTAGAAGAACCGATTCTGTCTAAAAATTTCACATATGAAATTTCTGGTGATGGATTTTTCAAGTTCTCAGGataatcatctatacgaggcataGCCATTTCATTTGATTCAAGCCCACTTGAGCTGCTAGATTTCAATGAGAACTCGCTTTCTTTATTTCGGATGTGGGTTGTGCCAACAGGTTCAGCCATGGCATCGCTGACCGCTTCGTCCATTTCAATTAAAATGTTTCCATTGAACCATAAGATCGATTTGTGCTGTAACATAAACGTATATGAATAAGTTAcagcagaaataaatttagatGAACAAGCATGGAATACCAATCATATAAGCTATTGAAAGGAAATTAGACCAATCAAGTGAGTAACTCGGGATGTTCATCCTTCAAACTGAAATCATACCTTAAGGTTCATAGATAACTCAAATTCAGAAGAAAACAATTATGAAATCATAGTCGACACAATAATAAATGAAGCAAATATGATTCACATATGGGCTACCACGAAAATTTTCCAAGAGATAGCATAGGAAACAACTGGGTCTGAAGATGTATGGGCCATACCTAAACTTTTTTCTGTTAAAGGGGGTGAGATAGAATGGAATTCACAGTCATCCAAGCACCGACAGTCTCGAGTTGCTGGGCAAATATTCGAAAACTGGGCCAGAAGAATGCTGCATAGTCACAAAAGTATGTTGGCTTCACCATGGAAAAGGGAAATCAAATGCACATTAACTCAGGGATACACCAAATGAGATTATCAATTCTCTGAAATTAAATGTAAAAGAAACCATATAAAACCCTTTCGAATCATTAATAGTCTTGCAGCGTTTTAAACTTCCAAACCCAaggaagataaaaa is a window encoding:
- the LOC140814079 gene encoding protein SPA1-RELATED 2-like, translated to MDEAVSDAMAEPVGTTHIRNKESEFSLKSSSSSGLESNEMAMPRIDDYPENLKNPSPEISYVKFLDRIGSSNHASASPHCMDDAGVMVEELTLKNYDGEKMAIVGTSNNRNRMQTRRNQWQHLYQVAGGSGVNSWCGQSRCKEKDLKTEIAWEDRDKNLFCELLDKREPQKNSNCKTFVNDLLSSDNKVSTSEMCSSGTVRTRFLSKSGFSDYLKSTLRGKGVIHKSPVCKRSSVKSGDRDHPKTGNARLTDSVIPLGSTAASPLSHDFSEPWSFPNPDNVGDGISLRDWLETGKSKVDKVESLRIFKQVLDLVDLAHSRRSFLQDLRPSCFKLVELCQVLYIGSSAHLGVKENANDEEIHLSKFSQTEIRSIHLRKPPSDSQSVKKRKLGENLNFAWRWPQFPSRSSIIAAPENVVLADNAAPKDPSNDFAKEHIPKTESNNKSLFFGLNIPTSSQQLQASVSCMLEKKWYSSPEQFNDNGCTIASNIYSLGVLLFELQCSFDSGRSRAAAMLDLRHRILPPSFLSESPKEAGFCLWLLHPEPSLRPTTREILQSEFINGIQESSGDKFLSSIDEEEGKSELLLSFLSSLNDVKQKDESNLVEQIQQIEADIEEVEKRRPKKSPVLSPSPGESLSACDKETRSTNNIKQLESAYFSMRPSVRLSDSDVATQRYGELLGKNEAKGNTTDYLGGFFDGLCKYARYSNFKVQGILRIGDYNNSPNVICSLSFDRNEDYLATGGVSKKIKVFGFQALFDESVDIHYPVIEMANKSKLSCICWNSYISNYLASTDYDGTVKLWDATTGQSFSHFSEHTERAWSVDFSHVDPLKLASGSDDRSVKLWSINEKNSLTTIKNHANVCCVQFSSDSAHLLAFSSADYKTFCYDVRNVSTPWCILAGHEKAVSYTKFLDATTLVTASTDNTLKIWNLNKTSSNSISRNACVSTLRGHTNEKNFVGLSVADGYITCGSETNEVFAYHRSLPVPITSHKFGSIDQITGKETEESNGQFISSVCWRRKSNMVVAANSSGCIKLLHLV